Below is a genomic region from Parus major isolate Abel chromosome 19, Parus_major1.1, whole genome shotgun sequence.
aaatattccttggtGCCTTTGTAAATAAAGCACGAGGCGTCCCGACACCTGGGTGGGGGCGatgagcccagccctgctcgcCCTTCCAGCCACGTGGTCCAGCTGCGCCAGAAACCCCTGCAAAGGAAGGGGAGGCGCGACCGCAGCTCCCCAGCGTTGCTGCCACACGCTGCAGAGCCCCGGCTGCCAACCAGCTGGATGGATTCCATTCCTGCCCCTTGGAAGGGGCGCGAAGGAACGCCCCACTCCGGGTGCGGCGCGCTGTGGGCTCGGTGATGAATTGCACCAGTGCTGGCTTTTTGCATCCCACAGCCTTGGGAGGGATAAATCATTGCCTTTGACCAGAGCTGAGGCGTGTCTGGGTGAGGGGAGGGCAGCCATCTCCCCCTGCAagcagcctgctgctcctgtgtgtgCCCAGACACTGGGACCTGCTGGTGGGGTCTCATTGTTGGCTCAAAGCACGAGTCTTCATCCCATTCCCgttctttgctttgttctggGCGAGCGCTTAGGTCCCTTTGGTATCTGCCCTTGGTGAGCAGCAAGGCCGTGGCTATGCTGGCAGAGGGCTGGCAGTCCCCACATTCAGCACTTGTCCCCAGTTCCTTGAGGATGTCCCAGAGGTTCTGGGGTGGCCGGGGCAACAGGTTGTTCTGGAAGCAGTGCCTCTGAGTTGGAGTGCATGAGCCTGGGATAAACCAACCCCGTTTGGTTCTGACACAAACcatgagcagagcaggcaccAAGATGGATGTGCAGGGCTGGTGCAAGGCCCAGCCCCTCGGGATACACTGGGGGCTGGACTGTGGCAGCAGTGAACTGCTCCTGgtctcctggctctgctgatgACTCCTCTGTCCTCCTTTTGGCCTCCAGGACGACATGACCGACTCCCTGCGGGATTACACCAACCTGCCCGAGGCTGCACCCCTGCTCACCATCCTGGACATGTCAGCTCGGGCCAAGTACGTGATGGATGTGGAGGAGATCACTCCCGAAATCGTGGAAGCCTTTGTCAGCGACTTTCTAGCAGACAAGCTAAAACCTGAGCCCATCTAAGGGGCCCCTGCGCCAACAGACGTTATTTAAAACTAGGTCTCTCTTCCGCCGCTTGTGGATTCTCCAGCGTGTCCTCACGCCCGACCCAGTATCCAACCTTCTTGTGGTGCCTTGTTTTACGCAGTGAATCCTTCTCCTAAGCAAACTCCTTGAGATGCACTTTCAGCAGGGAGTTGTTGGCGTTTGGAGACTTCGCTTGTGCTTCATGGTGATATATTCTCTAATAACCAGGCCAGAACTGTTACCATATTGTTATTTTATACATGGCACTAGCTAGCAGGCAAATCTTTCTGCATGGTGTTCTTCCCAACGTATGCATCATGCAGTGGGTGGGGTTCTTGGggctcttttctttcttctcccacttctttcctttctcaccACCCCTGCTGACTAAATGAGTTCCAGGAAGCAATAAGGAAATGGTCCCCATCGCCCCTGGCCAGTCCTTTCTCTCCCACACAAGTGCCCTGACAAGGCCAAGACAAAGTCTTAACTGCTGACAACCTCTGAAAGACCCCGGCACAGCCAAGCTCTTCCTCCTGGGGGTGAGACCTTCCCTCGTGGGTTTCCCACCCCCCACTCCAAGCACCTACAGCCTTAGGCAGCGCAGGCTGTGCGTGTCAGATCCATCCCCGTGCCATGGGTAGGTattccctctgtccctcccaCTCTGAGCCAGGAGGAGGATCACCACCGGGCTGCCCTCACCTCTTGTCTCTTCCTTGtgctctccctgtcccctctcgCCCCTCTCTGTCTGGTATGAATTGTCCTCTCCCTTCTGTGTTAGTTGATTGAGCTGTTTTTTCGTAGGTGTGTCCCGAACTCAACGTTAATGGtgctgttctttaaaaaaataaccaaaaaaaaaaaccaaccccaaacctTAAGAAAAAACCTCTCCCTTAATCCAAGCAGCACAGCCGAGCCCTTGAAAAGTGACATTGTAAAAACTGTACATGGTGATTGGAACTTTGTAATAAAACTGTTACAATGACCTCGTCCAGGAGGTGCCGATTGCTGCGtcctgctggcagggagagggagccTGTAGGGGGAGAGGAGCCCACAGCCTGACCCCATGGATAGGTGGGAATTGTGTGTTCCCCCCCTTGGGCTCACACAgcccctggctgtgcctgctctgctgaggtggctcagagctccccaggagggagggagcccTTTGGCAGCCACTGGGGCGTTCCCAGCCTGATGTCCCAGCCTGAATAGCCCGTGTTGTGCAAgccactgcttttctctttcagctcaTTAGTCAGCTATGGCAGGATTATGGCCTCCTCTTTTATCCTGCTGTAgcttcccaccctgccaggagctgggaacgGCCGCCAGCTCAGCCTGTATAAACCCAGCCTGTGTTTTGCACGTTTCAGGGGTTCCTGTGTTCAGCAGGGATGAAGTGACTGGGGAACAgttccaggagcagcccagcacctcccagcagCGGTGTGGTCCGGAttgctggagctgggacacTCCACATCACAGCCAACCCCAACCAGCCTGGCCCACGGTGGGGTTGGGGTGATTGTTGGAGCACAGGGTTTGGGTAAACACAGGCAGGACCCGTTCAGGTGACAGCAATCTGGCCTTTCTGACCCAAAACCACAGCCAGACTGGGAAGGCCACACGCTgtcaggagcagcctggctgggccAGCACAGATGAGGGATCTGAGGTCTCCACAGATGTGCTGGGTgaaagggctggagcaggagggaaccAGCTGAGGTGAGGCCAGGGCAGCTATCCGGCCTTTCCCTTCTCGCTGTGATaacccttcccttctctctaGCATCACCGTGTGGCCATCACATCCATCAGGAGTCACACACTCATCCCAGCACTCTCCAGCCTTAAATATTCATTTACTACAAACCAAACAGCCCGAGCTGCTCTTTTATTAACTCTCATGGGAACCAAAGGCAAGAGGTGCTCCTTCATCCCCCAAACCACAGCAGTTCAGCCTGGCACAGGCAACTTGTGCCTGTCATCCTCCTGCTTGTgcctccacagcagctgcctcttgCCCTCAAACAGCATGATGCCAGCAGCAATGGCAGAGTTCAGGCTGTCCACACCTGGCACCACGGGAATGACCAGTCTCTTCCCCCCCGTGCTGGCTGCAAGCCGAAGTGCAGCCGGACTCAGGCCGTGGGTCTCCCCTCCGATCACCACGGCCACTGGAGCTCGTGCCCAGTCCTCGTAGTAATGCtgtgcagccagctctgggattcctgctgctccctcctcacccTCGTGCTCAGGAGGTTGGAGCATGAGGTCCTCAGGGCTGGGTTTCACAGGAGCTTTTGGGCTGGCGGGAGCTGAGCCAGCCCTGTCAGCCCCTCTTGGCACGGACGTGGTGCCGGCCGGAGCGCTGGGGTTGTTGTCGGCCACGCAGACCTGGATACCGGCTGGGAGCTTGGTGGGAACAGATTCCCAGTCCAGGTTGGTGATGATGGGCACACGGAAATGAGCCCCCATGCCTGCACGGAGCACTTTTGGCTCCCATGGATCCACACAGCCTGGGAAGGAATGGGGAGAAACAGTGACAGCGCAGGGATTGCCACCGAGGGGGGATTCAGCAGCCATGCCAAACCATGCCAGCCACTCTGGGGAACATCTTCAAGCACCTCATTCCCTGCCTTACACCCAGACTACTCAAACTTTGCTCTTACCTTTGGTGAGCAGCACTTTctcacagcctgctcctgctgcagatctCAGAATAGTCCCCAGGTTTCCTGGATCTCGGATGTTGTCACAGATGAGGAGCAGTGGCAGGGAGCTGGCGAGCTGAGCTGCAGGGTAGGACATCTTGGCAGGGTCAGGTTTGGAAAAGATGCCTGAGGAAATGAAGTGTGACAGATTTATGACTGACCCACCCCAAGGAGAGGCCTGGTCTGAGAGAGTTGGCCCAGATCTCTCTAAAGACGTGCTGGAGGAAGTGTTAGGAAAAGCACCACCTAAAGGTAAGTTTGAACAGAGTTTGTCACTTGGCAAGGAAAACTTATTTTCCAGCAGTGCTATGTCTAAGGAAAGAGTATTAAGACTCATTATcctaaatatgaaaaatttccCTTTGGGCAGTGTTGCAACTGTTTCAGAGACAACTTACCTAGAAGCCCCTGAGGAGTTACGAGGTCAGACCAGGTCTTAATGTCTTCAAATTTCACCTTAACCAAGCTGGCTCGTTTTATCTCTGCCTCAGGCAGCAGCTTCAGGTGCCCCACAGTGCTGAAGAAGAGTGTctgtggcacagctcctgcctccagTGCATCCTTGATCAGCCTGTGCCCCTCCAGCAGAACCTTCCCGTTATTATCCCGAAACTTCTTTGACTTGGCAATAGTCACCActtttctgtggagaaattATTCAGATAATGTGGCTGTGATGCTCACACCACCTTCAGTCTGACCTTCAGCAGCCCCTGAGAGCTTCTCTGAGCGGTGACAAAGATGATCTGAAGGACTGAGAACCTGTCCTAGGAGAAAAGGCTGGGCAAGTTGGCTCTGGGGTGACCTTAGAGCacctttcagtacctgaaaGAGAGCTGGTGAAGGACTTAGGGGCTTGGACTGCCAGTAGAAtgaggaatggctttaaactgccagagggcaggattagatgggatattgggaaggaattctttcctgtgagggtgctgaggccctggcacagggtagCTGTAGCTGCCCCTGtatccctgcaagtgtccaaggccaggctggatgatGCTTGGAGCAGCCAAGTCTGGCAGAAGGTTTCCGTGCCCATGGTAAGGGGTGGAACGGGATGGGttttaagctcccttccaacacaaCCATCCCCCGGTTCTATGAACCCCTCCCGGTACCTTCAGCCTGGCAAAGCGTGTCAGTCTCCCCGCTTCCTCCCACGGGCGGAACTCCGCTCCCGTTCAGGAGGGTTCTGAGGGGCAGCACGGCCGGGCCCCGCTCCCCGCGCTCACCCCAGCCTGCGGTCCCCGGGCGCCGCCTTCTCGTACCACAGTCCCGGCGCGGCCGCGCTGCGCTCCACGGCGGCCGGCGGCTGCGGGCGCTCCGCGGGGCTCTGCGGGCTCTGCCGGGGGCTCTGCCGGGGGCTCTGCGGCTGCAGCACCCGCACCGGGCTCCGCCGCAGCGCCCGCACCCCGCGCCGCCCGGCCGGGTCCCCCCGCGGCCTCAGCAGCGCCCGCCCCGCGCGGCCCAGCGCCGCCATCGCCCCGTGACGTCACCGCTGCGCCGCGTGACGTCACGGTGCCGCCGCCATGGCCGCCCGCAGGGCGCTGCACTTCGTCTTCAAAGTGGGCGATCGGGCCCGCACGGCGCGGTTTTaccgggagctgctgggcatGAGGGTGAGCGGCGGGGACCGGGGAGCCGGGGGGCGGCCGCTCCGGGACTGCTGAGAACGGGCGGTTCTGCGGCCTCCGTGCCCTCCCCGGAGCGCGGCCCAGGGAgtggggatgaggatgggatgGGGGTGGGGATAGGGAGAGGGATGGGGTGGGGAATAGGGATAGGGGTTGGGATGGGGATAGGGGTGGGGTTGGGATGAGGATGGGGTTGGGATAGGGGTGGGGTTAGGGGTGGTGTTGGGATACGGATGGGGATGGGATATGGATGGGGATGGGGttgggatgaggatgaggatggtttgggatggggttGGGGTTGGGATgaggatggtttgggatggggatggggttGGGATAGGGATGGGGTTGGGATGAGGATGTGTTGGAATAGGGGTGGTGTTGGGATAGGGATGGGGTTGGGGTTGGGATGAGGATGGGgttgggatgggaatggggatggggtTGGGATAGGGATgaggatggtttgggatggggatggggttgggatagggatggggatggggttgggat
It encodes:
- the MRM3 gene encoding rRNA methyltransferase 3, mitochondrial, whose protein sequence is MAALGRAGRALLRPRGDPAGRRGVRALRRSPVRVLQPQSPRQSPRQSPQSPAERPQPPAAVERSAAAPGLWYEKAAPGDRRLGKVVTIAKSKKFRDNNGKVLLEGHRLIKDALEAGAVPQTLFFSTVGHLKLLPEAEIKRASLVKVKFEDIKTWSDLVTPQGLLGIFSKPDPAKMSYPAAQLASSLPLLLICDNIRDPGNLGTILRSAAGAGCEKVLLTKGCVDPWEPKVLRAGMGAHFRVPIITNLDWESVPTKLPAGIQVCVADNNPSAPAGTTSVPRGADRAGSAPASPKAPVKPSPEDLMLQPPEHEGEEGAAGIPELAAQHYYEDWARAPVAVVIGGETHGLSPAALRLAASTGGKRLVIPVVPGVDSLNSAIAAGIMLFEGKRQLLWRHKQEDDRHKLPVPG